In Bdellovibrionales bacterium, one genomic interval encodes:
- a CDS encoding MFS transporter: MKSFTRQEKILLFMLAFIQSSHIIDFMIMMPLGPQLMRIFQITPREFGVLVSAYTFAAGTSGIFAAFFMDKFDRKHSLLFFYIGFCLGTIACGLSPNYYFLLAARTLTGAFGGVLGSLVMSIVGDAISPQRRGSAMGIVMTSFSISSIMGVPFSLYLANRFDWHAPFLLLGAVSIVLTFVIIYFIPSVRKHLDEPSGQKPLALVLSVLQGSSTRTALMFMFVLMLGHFSIIPFLSPTLVANAKLTESQLPLIYFVGGCCSIVFSPIVGWLSDQYGRFRILWISVLSSFVPVLLITHLGATPLALVLFYIAIFFICGSGRFAPAMAMVTSTVTPQRRGTFMSLNSCVQNFSAALGSYIAGIIVAQGANGEILNYNIVGYFSVILSFLALVLARRVKMVE, encoded by the coding sequence ATGAAATCATTTACCCGCCAAGAAAAAATCCTTCTCTTTATGCTCGCATTCATTCAATCGAGTCACATCATCGATTTTATGATCATGATGCCACTGGGTCCCCAATTGATGAGAATTTTCCAGATCACTCCTCGCGAATTCGGAGTCTTAGTTTCTGCCTACACCTTTGCCGCAGGGACTTCGGGAATTTTTGCGGCGTTCTTTATGGATAAATTTGATCGAAAGCACAGCTTGCTCTTCTTCTATATCGGATTCTGCTTAGGAACGATTGCTTGCGGCTTATCTCCCAATTATTATTTTCTTTTAGCGGCCCGCACGCTCACGGGTGCGTTTGGGGGAGTGCTGGGTTCGTTGGTCATGTCGATCGTGGGAGATGCGATTTCTCCTCAGAGGAGAGGATCGGCGATGGGAATCGTCATGACCTCATTTTCCATCTCTTCGATCATGGGTGTTCCATTTAGTTTATATTTGGCGAATCGGTTTGATTGGCATGCTCCATTTTTACTTTTAGGAGCGGTTTCCATTGTCCTTACTTTTGTGATCATTTACTTTATTCCATCGGTCCGAAAGCATTTAGATGAGCCCTCTGGTCAAAAACCATTAGCTTTAGTTCTTAGCGTTTTGCAGGGATCGTCGACACGAACGGCACTGATGTTTATGTTTGTTTTAATGCTAGGCCATTTTTCGATTATTCCATTTCTCAGTCCCACTCTGGTGGCGAACGCAAAATTGACCGAATCTCAATTGCCACTCATTTATTTTGTCGGCGGATGTTGCTCGATTGTTTTCTCTCCGATTGTCGGTTGGCTCTCCGATCAATACGGTCGCTTTCGAATTTTATGGATATCGGTGCTTTCGTCATTCGTCCCTGTATTACTCATCACCCATTTGGGAGCCACTCCTCTCGCACTTGTTTTATTTTACATCGCTATTTTCTTTATTTGCGGTTCAGGACGATTTGCTCCGGCGATGGCGATGGTGACAAGCACGGTGACTCCGCAGCGCCGTGGTACTTTTATGAGTTTAAATTCCTGCGTTCAGAATTTTTCCGCCGCCCTGGGTTCTTACATTGCAGGAATCATTGTCGCCCAGGGAGCTAACGGAGAAATTCTCAACTATAATATCGTTGGATATTTCTCCGTCATTTTAAGTTTTCTCGCTCTCGTGCTCGCGCGCCGAGTGAA